In one window of Fictibacillus phosphorivorans DNA:
- a CDS encoding carbohydrate ABC transporter permease — protein MPNNQKQIAPKTKQKAKKKRSDRSLGYMLIAPSMILILIIAIWPVFQSFYYSMFDLRLNNPAKSEAYVSYKVNLQTYLDNYPFLISSLEDEVDQATGKTKSELEEIKTNLEKVDAELKSDEELRSKYDEVDEKLTVMEPISEELAVSDLDKDVALDLEKAVTDSSERIRELKSELKNPEDVIGLSSSLKDSVITPNFIGLKHYKENLTDSRMWKAIQNTTVFTVISVFAELVIGLAIALLINKAFFGRGLVRATILIPWAIPTAVSAFMWKYLYDGQNGIVAKAFAEIGLFDQMTDMLTTSTGAMFAVIFADVWKTTPYMALLLLAGLQTIPSSLYEAAAIDGASKWKQFLKITLPLLKSSILVALLFRTLDAFRVFDLIYVLTGGGPANSTETISILAYKVMFAQTNFGEGSALSVIVFVCVAIISMIYIKFLGRDLLNDR, from the coding sequence ATGCCTAATAACCAAAAGCAAATAGCACCAAAAACGAAACAAAAGGCGAAGAAAAAGCGTTCTGATCGTTCGCTAGGTTACATGCTGATCGCCCCGTCAATGATCTTGATCTTAATCATTGCTATATGGCCCGTATTTCAATCTTTCTATTACAGCATGTTTGATCTGAGACTGAACAACCCAGCAAAATCTGAAGCGTATGTGTCGTATAAAGTGAATCTGCAAACCTATCTAGATAACTATCCGTTTTTGATCAGCTCACTAGAAGATGAAGTCGATCAAGCGACTGGAAAAACAAAATCAGAACTTGAAGAAATTAAAACTAATCTTGAAAAAGTAGACGCAGAATTAAAATCTGATGAAGAACTTCGTAGCAAGTATGATGAAGTAGATGAAAAGCTGACGGTGATGGAGCCGATTAGTGAAGAGCTCGCTGTTTCTGATTTGGACAAAGACGTAGCGCTCGATTTGGAAAAAGCTGTTACAGACTCTTCTGAACGAATCAGAGAGTTAAAGAGTGAACTGAAAAACCCAGAAGACGTGATCGGACTTTCATCATCATTAAAAGATTCCGTCATTACACCGAACTTTATTGGACTTAAGCATTACAAAGAAAATTTAACAGATAGCCGCATGTGGAAGGCGATTCAAAATACAACTGTCTTTACGGTCATCTCTGTTTTTGCAGAGCTCGTAATCGGTCTCGCGATCGCACTGCTTATCAACAAAGCTTTCTTTGGTAGAGGACTTGTTAGGGCAACCATCCTCATTCCATGGGCGATTCCAACCGCTGTTTCAGCATTTATGTGGAAGTATCTCTATGATGGCCAAAACGGAATCGTAGCAAAAGCTTTTGCGGAGATCGGATTGTTTGATCAGATGACAGATATGTTGACAACAAGCACGGGCGCTATGTTTGCCGTCATTTTCGCAGACGTATGGAAAACGACTCCTTATATGGCACTGTTATTATTAGCGGGACTTCAAACGATTCCGAGTTCACTATATGAAGCAGCAGCGATTGACGGAGCAAGCAAATGGAAGCAGTTCTTAAAGATCACACTGCCTTTGTTAAAGTCTAGCATCCTCGTTGCCTTGTTGTTCCGTACATTAGATGCATTCCGTGTGTTCGACTTAATCTATGTACTCACAGGTGGAGGTCCAGCAAACTCTACAGAAACGATATCCATCCTGGCTTACAAAGTCATGTTTGCACAGACTAATTTTGGTGAAGGTTCGGCGCTGTCGGTTATCGTCTTTGTCTGTGTAGCGATCATCTCTATGATCTACATCAAGTTCCTTGGACGAGACCTTTTAAATGATAGATAA
- a CDS encoding carbohydrate ABC transporter permease: MNKKAGPMFYVFLTLFVFLVMFPFLWVLASSIKPVAELFGDRAFIPFTNNMTGENYESVFVNYPFLKYLWNSLVVSTITTVYAVLVASFAAYAIARLNFKGKTVILGLVLSVSMFPQIATISPIYIVLKNLGLTNSYLGLIIPYTTFTLPLSIWLLVTFFRKIPFDLEEAAKMDGASPMQTYWRVILPLAIPGIFTTAILVFISAWNEFLFALTINTDDEFKTVPVGIAMFEGQFTIPWGEVTAATVIVTVPLVIMVLLFQRRIVSGLTSGAVKE, translated from the coding sequence ATGAACAAAAAAGCTGGCCCAATGTTTTACGTATTCTTAACATTGTTTGTCTTCCTTGTCATGTTTCCGTTTTTATGGGTACTGGCAAGCTCGATCAAACCGGTTGCAGAACTGTTTGGCGACCGTGCGTTCATACCGTTTACAAACAATATGACAGGTGAGAACTATGAATCTGTATTTGTTAACTATCCATTTTTAAAATATTTATGGAACAGCTTAGTCGTTTCAACAATAACTACTGTCTATGCAGTTCTGGTAGCGAGCTTTGCGGCTTATGCAATCGCACGATTAAACTTTAAAGGAAAAACAGTCATCCTTGGATTAGTGTTATCGGTATCCATGTTTCCACAGATTGCAACGATTTCACCGATTTACATCGTATTGAAAAACCTTGGATTAACGAACAGCTATCTAGGATTGATCATTCCGTATACAACCTTTACGTTGCCATTATCCATCTGGCTTCTCGTCACGTTTTTCCGAAAGATCCCGTTCGATCTTGAAGAAGCAGCAAAAATGGACGGGGCATCACCGATGCAAACGTACTGGCGTGTGATCTTGCCTTTAGCGATACCAGGAATTTTCACAACAGCCATTCTTGTATTCATATCAGCGTGGAACGAGTTTCTGTTTGCGTTAACGATCAATACCGATGATGAGTTCAAAACAGTTCCGGTCGGGATCGCGATGTTTGAAGGACAGTTCACGATTCCTTGGGGAGAGGTTACAGCAGCAACCGTTATCGTAACGGTGCCGCTTGTGATCATGGTTCTGCTTTTCCAACGCCGAATCGTGTCGGGACTAACTTCAGGTGCGGTAAAAGAATAG